The following proteins are encoded in a genomic region of Sphingobacteriales bacterium:
- a CDS encoding glycogen/starch synthase, with the protein MEKKKLLYVTQEMDPYLVLSEAGNIVKRLAPYINDNGLEVRVLMPRFGLINERRNRLHEVVRLSGINIIINNDDYPLIIKVASLPGARIQVYFLDNEEFFKRKTVFNDESEKFYDDNAERMVFFCKATLETVKKFGWHPHIIHCHGWMTSLIPLYMRTQFAKDPVFSNTKMVYSVYEKSFTSKLNKNFLKTSLIGDDIKEKDLSVFKDLTSEALTLGGVQYADAVVQGSEKIKDLAVYKKAAGKKPFLEHQDQDNLLQKYAEFYQKLL; encoded by the coding sequence ATGGAAAAGAAAAAATTGTTGTACGTAACTCAGGAAATGGACCCCTATCTGGTGCTTTCCGAGGCTGGAAATATTGTAAAGAGATTAGCTCCCTATATTAATGATAACGGATTGGAAGTTAGAGTGTTGATGCCCAGATTTGGTCTTATCAACGAGCGTAGAAACCGTCTCCACGAAGTAGTGCGTCTTTCAGGAATTAACATTATCATCAATAATGATGATTATCCGTTGATTATCAAAGTGGCTTCCCTGCCGGGCGCCCGAATTCAGGTGTATTTTTTAGACAATGAAGAGTTTTTCAAAAGAAAAACCGTTTTCAACGACGAGAGCGAAAAATTCTATGATGATAATGCGGAGAGAATGGTATTCTTCTGCAAAGCCACTTTAGAAACCGTTAAAAAGTTCGGCTGGCATCCGCACATCATTCACTGTCATGGCTGGATGACGAGTCTGATTCCGCTGTACATGAGAACACAGTTTGCAAAAGATCCTGTTTTTTCCAATACGAAGATGGTGTACAGCGTTTATGAGAAATCTTTTACGAGTAAGCTGAATAAGAATTTCCTGAAAACATCCCTGATTGGAGATGACATCAAGGAAAAAGATTTGTCCGTGTTCAAGGATTTGACCAGTGAGGCATTGACACTGGGTGGCGTTCAGTATGCCGATGCAGTTGTGCAGGGTTCTGAAAAGATCAAAGACCTGGCGGTATATAAAAAAGCAGCGGGTAAGAAACCTTTCCTTGAACATCAGGATCAGGATAATCTGCTCCAGAAGTATGCAGAGTTTTATCAGAAATTATTATAA